The Candidatus Zymogenus saltonus genome contains the following window.
GGATAAGAACGAGGAACAGGCTGTATTATCCCTTCATAGTCCTGACCCTTCTGTTGGGCCTCTTTACGGATTGGCCCGCGTATTTTCTGCCGCCGGCCCTCCTCCTTTATCATCTCTTGGTGGAGGGGAAGAGGGGGATCGCATTCCCCGTGATTCTGAATTTTGTCGCCTTTCTCGCCTTTGCGGCTTTTATGCTCGCGGTTATGCATTATACCGACAGCTATGGGCTCCATGAGCTTATGAGGGTCTACGAAAAGAGCGAGATCGCTAAGGATTTTTCCTTCTTGAGCGTATTTTGGAAAAACGGCTACTACATTCTGTTATACTATTCGGTTGGATGGATCCTTTTGGTCCTGGCGTATTTCTGCGACCTGCTCGGAATGAAATTGAAGCCCAAATCGACCGCCGATCACCGCATGACGAGGGAGCAGAAGGGTGTGCTGCTAATCCTTTTCATCGTCGGGACGCTGAACATAGCGCTCTTTCCAAAACACTCCATCAACCATGAGCACTGGATGGAATTCTATTCTCCGTTCTTGGCCCTGTTGGGGGGTTTTGCCGGGAGTTATCTCTACTCTTCAGGCAAATGGAGAAGGGGTCTCGTTATAATACTGGTGTCTCTCTTTGCGGCCCAGTCCCTGTTCATCTATGCCCGTCGCCAGGCGCAGCATGACTACTTTCCCCTTACGATCGAGATGGCCAAATCGGTCAAAAACCTCGAGGTCGATCCGGTAAACACCGTCTACCTTACACCCTTTCTGGTCAGCAACGACATTTTCCTCTTCTACTCCGGCTCTCGAATTATCCGCATTAACAATATCGAAAGTATCCGCGATCTCGATAAAAAAATGCCCGGCGTCCATTTCAGATACATTTCGATCGACTCCGAATCCGCCAGGGAAAAGGCCGGTTTCTTTTCCGCCTTTTCCGAGAGCGATTTGAAAATCTGGGGGCTTTACAAGGAGGGGGAAGACCCCCTTGTGAAGGGCCGTTTTTTGAGAAAGATATTGTGTATCAACGGCTTCTATCTCTATTCGGTTCATCTGAATGAGCAGCCCGCGTATTAACAAAGTCATGAATATTCTTGAATAAAAAAGGTCTATTCCCCGACTTCGACCGCTCGCCCTGTCCCGTTAAAAATGAATTCTCTGCATCTGTTGATCCTTTGTGTAAAGGATTCCTCAATTAATAAAATTCCATATATTACCAAAATTAGCTATCTTGACAGATTTTCCTTTGTGCAATATCATAACCAAATAACTAATTTAGAAATACGATCTGGAGGAAAAATCCATGAAAAGAGTATGGCACCAGTTCTACGACGAGGGTGTTACGCCCGAGATGAAGATTCCCGAGATCACCATCTACGATATATTGGAGAACAGCACCGAAAAGTACCCCGATAATCCCGCCACGTACTTCATGGGGGCGAGGCTGAAATATACACAGCTCAAAGACCACGTGGACAGGTTTGCCGCAGGGCTCAAAAAGATGGGCGTAAAAAAGGGGGACAGGATCGCTGTTTCCCTCCCGAACTGCCCCCAGTCGGTGATCGCCTTTTACGCCGCCTTCAAGCTGGGGGCCGTGGCGGTCGGGTTCAACCCCCTCTACGTTGAGAGGGAGCTTATCTACCAGTTCAACGACTCAGGCGCCGAGACCCTTATTACGCTCGACATCCTCTGGGAGAAGAGGATAAAGGGGATCGCCGACGAAGTTCCATTAAAGCGGATAATCGTGACGAACGTGAAAGACTACCTGCCGGGGCTCAAGGCCCTCTTCTACCCGGTTGCCGCGAGGCTCCAGGGGATGTGGGCGCCGGCTCAGCCGGACGAGAGGGTGCACTACTTCAAGGACGTCGTTTCCAATAGCGACCCCAAGGGGGCGACCCAGGAGGCTAAACACGAAGACC
Protein-coding sequences here:
- a CDS encoding glycosyltransferase family 39 protein, coding for MKNGNTKASIKIVLLGILLFGISLRLYEIDEPWIGAHDSSGATNGNAAAFFLEYGLGETGPIIVKGVNSADPLSFNYYINHPPLNQIITYGSYILFGKSEASTRIVPIIFSILSIILTYMIAVKIYGPGPSLLVVLFMAINPIESYYGRLPHMFVATKFFVLLTVYLYILWIRTRNRLYYPFIVLTLLLGLFTDWPAYFLPPALLLYHLLVEGKRGIAFPVILNFVAFLAFAAFMLAVMHYTDSYGLHELMRVYEKSEIAKDFSFLSVFWKNGYYILLYYSVGWILLVLAYFCDLLGMKLKPKSTADHRMTREQKGVLLILFIVGTLNIALFPKHSINHEHWMEFYSPFLALLGGFAGSYLYSSGKWRRGLVIILVSLFAAQSLFIYARRQAQHDYFPLTIEMAKSVKNLEVDPVNTVYLTPFLVSNDIFLFYSGSRIIRINNIESIRDLDKKMPGVHFRYISIDSESAREKAGFFSAFSESDLKIWGLYKEGEDPLVKGRFLRKILCINGFYLYSVHLNEQPAY